In a genomic window of Oncorhynchus keta strain PuntledgeMale-10-30-2019 chromosome 28, Oket_V2, whole genome shotgun sequence:
- the si:ch73-173p19.2 gene encoding V-type proton ATPase 116 kDa subunit a 1, whose amino-acid sequence MDSFFRSEEMCLVQLFFQTESAHNCINELGHLGLVQFKDLNPGTVAFQRRFVKEVKKCEEMERILRFLENEVVKSNIPIPADFTSETIPVPRDVLDLESRFDKLEQELKEINANRDTLRQNFTQLMEINHLLQMTDDFFEEAESQLSISELPSEDSMYSSRVTCRRTSYTSTNGPLKLGFVAGVIKHERFLAFEKILWRLFHGNFVLRHAEIKPHEEENMAEDPVKKDVFVVFVQGDQIRGKIRKLCDGFHASMYPCPNNASARKEMRTIVNTRIEDLRLVLKRTEEFRETTLTAAAANLQEWASKVKKMKAIYHTLNLCNIDITQKLIVAEIWCPVSDLNSVHTALIHGSEQSGSSLSPVVNRIQTQQTPPTFNRVNSFTSGFQSIIDAYGVGNYQEINPAPYTMVTFPFLFAVMFGDCGHGLVMTLLALWLILHQEHFRKLKNELIDMLVDGRYIIFLMGLFSIYTGLIYNDCFSKSFNVFGSSWSVRPMFHPHGPWTNDTLHDSGHLHLDPLVSGVYSGNPYPFGVDPIWNIASNKLSFLNSYKMKMSVIMGVAHMLFGVTLSLVNYIFFRNLKDVALQFIPEVIFMLSLFGYLIFLILYKWCVVMKSESAPSILLLFINMMLFDYSSEGTVLYRTQKPVQIFLVVVAVLMVPWLLFAKPLLLYRKHKQLKLVSMADIFVYQGIHTIEYCLGCISNTASYLRLWALSLAHAELSEVLWKMVLQVALRVTSGMGSVLLAVTFAAFAVLTVTILLVMEGLSAFLHALRLHWVEFQNKFYKGSGYKFTPLSFDRMRAMQ is encoded by the exons ATGGATTCCTTTTTTCGGAGTGAAGAGATGTGTCTTGTCCAGCTGTTTTTCCAAACTGAGTCAGCTCACAACTGCATCAATGAGCTTGGGCATCTAGGACTGGTGCAATTTAAAGAT CTAAATCCTGGAACAGTCGCCTTTCAGCGCCGATTTGTGAAGGAGGTGAAGAAAtgtgaggagatggagagaattcTTC GGTTCTTGGAAAATGAGGTTGTCAAATCAAACATCCCCATCCCAGCAGACTTTACCAGTGAGACAATACCTGTTCCACGAGATGTTCTGGATTTAGAG TCTAGATTTGATAAACTGGAGCAGGAGCTGAAGGAGATCAACGCAAACCGAGACACCCTCAGGCAGAACTTTACTCAACTAATGGAGATCAACCATCTCCTGCAGATGACTGATGACTTTTTTGAGGAG GCTGAGTCCCAGCTCTCCATCTCTGAGCTTCCTTCTGAAGACTCGATGTACTCTTCCAGGGTGACATGCCGACGCACCAGTTACACCAGCACCAACGGACCCCTGAAACTTGG GTTTGTTGCAGGAGTCATCAAGCATGAACGTTTCCTTGCCTTCGAAAAGATCCTGTGGCGACTGTTTCATGGAAACTTTGTCCTCCGTCATGCTGAAATCAAGCCCCATGAGGAGGAGAACATGGCT GAGGATCCAGTGAAGAAGGATGTGTTCGTAGTATTTGTCCAAGGAGACCAGATCAGAGGAAAGATCAGAAAGCTATGTGATGG GTTTCATGCCAGCATGTATCCATGTCCCAACAATGCGTCCGCAAGAAAGGAAATGAGAACAATTGTCAACACACGCATTGAAGACCTTCGATTG GTCCTGAAGAGGACGGAGGAGTTCCGTGAGACTACCCTGACTGCAGCAGCAGCCAACCTCCAGGAGTGGGCATCTAAAGTAAAGAAGATGAAGGCCATCTATCACACATTGAACCTGTGTAACATAGACATTACACAGAAGCTGATTGTTGCTGAGATTTGGTGTCCAGTGTCTGACTTAAACTCTGTGCACACTGCACTGATACATGGATCA GAGCAGAGCGGCTCCAGTCTTAGCCCCGTCGTGAACAGAATCCAAACCCAGCAGACACCCCCAACATTCAACAGGGTTAACTCCTTTACCTCAGGTTTCCAGAGCATTATTGATGCCTATGGGGTcggcaactatcaggaaataaacCCAG CTCCATACACCATGGTGACCTTCCCCTTCCTGTTTGCGGTCATGTTTGGAGACTGTGGTCACGGTCTCGTCATGACTCTGCTCGCTTTATGGTTGATCCTACACCAAGAACACTTCAGGAAGCTGAAGAACGAG CTGATTGACATGCTGGTGGATGGACGCTACATTATATTCCTGATGGGCCTCTTCTCCATATACACTGGCCTCATCTACAACGACTGCTTCTCCAAGTCCTTCAACGTCTTTGGATCCTCGTGGAGCGTCCGACCCATGTTCCATCCACACGGACCGTGGAC TAATGACACGTTGCATGACTCTGGCCATCTTCATCTGGACCCCCTGGTGTCTGGAGTCTACTCTGGCAATCCCTACCCATTTGGTGTTGACCCG ATATGGAATATTGCATCGAATAAGCTGTCGTTCCTGAACTCTTACAAGATGAAGATGTCTGTAATCATGGGAGTGGCCCACATGCTCTTTGGAGTCACTCTGAGTCTGGTGAACTACAT ATTCTTCAGAAACTTAAAGGATGTTGCGTTGCAGTTCATTCCAGAGGTGATTTTCATGCTGTCTCTGTTTGGATACCTGATCTTCCTCATCCTCTACaagtggtgtgtagtgatgaagTCTGAATCTGCTCCTAGCATCCTGCTCCTCTTCATCAACATGATGCTCTTTGACTACAGCTCTGAGGGTACTGTGCTTTACAGAACACAG AAACCTGTGCAAATATTTCTGGTGGTTGTTGCTGTGCTTATGGTTCCTTGGCTACTGTTTGCCAAGCCCCTGCTCTTGTATAGAAAACACAAGCAATTAAAGCTG GTCAGTATGGCTGACATTTTCGTGTACCAGGGCATCCACACCATCGAGTACTGCCTTGGATGcatctccaacacagcctcctACCTCCGCCTGTGGGCTCTCAGTCTAGCTCATGCTG AGCTGTCTGAGGTGCTGTGGAAGATGGTTCTGCAGGTGGCTCTGAGGGTCACCTCGGGGATGGGTTCTGTTCTGCTGGCAGTGACCTTTGCTGCCTTCGCTGTCCTCACAGTCACCATTCTCCTGGTCATGGAgggtctctctgccttcctccacGCCCTACGGCTGCACTG GGTTGAATTCCAAAACAAGTTCTACAAAGGATCTGGGTACAAGTTCACACCGCTTTCCTTCGACAGGATGAGAGCCATGCAGTGA